DNA sequence from the Sardina pilchardus chromosome 23, fSarPil1.1, whole genome shotgun sequence genome:
AGTCTACTAGCCTCTTTTGCACTTCTGCAATGTTTTATGAGAGTCCTACTTtaagtgggacacacacacacacacacacacacacacacacacacacacacacacacacacacacacctgccaccacAGTTTGTTAAGGCTGTGAATGTCTACACACATGAGCACCAGCCTACATTCAAAACTGCGGCACCGTACCCATGATGTATCACCCACTAAAAATACCTGCCCTATCAAAGAGTCTTCTCCCCCTGCAACAAGCCCAGTACACACAGCCTGTAATGAACACAGAGCCCAAAGGGGAGGCTCCAAAGTGGCACACAGCtaacagtacacatacacattatacacatacaaaagcgtctgccaaatcccaaaaccataactataacatacttacaaaacaacaagaacaaaaaaaaacctcacaccACATTGCCATTTTcaccacacaacagcacacagtaTCAGCCTGCATTTAATGTCTCAAGGTTTATGTAGCTGACTAGTTTGGTGCAGATAGCTACCCAGAGGCCTGTGGGTAATGAGGGGTTAACTAGTCAGTCAATCACTGGGCTGCCTGGTGCTTGAAACAAACCCGATTGTGCTTACATACCTCTGGGAAAACTGCATCGTGACAAACATATAGATTGGActgccacacacaagcatggttctctgatctgcaatacagtgaaaacactctctctttctctccatacacacacacaaacacacacacgcatgcacacacgcaccacgcacgtgcaaacacacacacacacacgcacacacacacacgcacacacatgcacgcacacacacacatgcacgcacacacacacaaaaccagggCTGATCCCTACACATCCAAACAGACATGCAGATGTAAATCTGATTAGATGTGGACTACTCGTGTTTTGCAGCTCTGAAAGTACCCTTAAAAGCCCACTAATCTGAAAATCGTATTACAGTAGTGCAGGTGCCAGGCCAACAACCCATACTCAGAGTAACACAGTAACACAGTTAGTAACAGTCTGGATATCAAATAATCCAATACTGTGTTTCTTCAGGGCCATACAGTAGGAAGGGCCAAGTTCTATCTCCATCCCTTTATACCACACCAACCACACTGTGTgtactggactgtgtgtgtgtgtgtgtgtgtgtgtgtgtgtgtgtgtgtgtgtgtgtgtgtgtgtgtgtgtgtgtgtgtgtgtgtatgcctgtgtgtgtgtgtgtgtgtgtgtgtgtgtgtgtgtgtgtgtgtgtgtgtgtgtgtgtgtgtgtgtgtgtgtgtgtatgtgtggtgtgtgtgtgtgtgtgtgtgtgtgtgtgaatagagagagagagacagagagtgagaggagtggggagagtggTGGAGCAGAATTATCATAAGCACCCTAATTAGCCTCAATCATAGTTAAACAGCAGGAACTGTCTCAAGGGAATACACTCTCACAGGACCACGGgacacagatatatacacacacacacatgcacatacacacacacacacacacacacacacacacacacacacacacacacacacacacacacacacacacacacacacacacacacacacacacacacacgtgcactcacacagacacaaatccaTCCTTGTTTCACACATGGTAACCCACACAATCatcctctcacactctttctttcaatTTATTTCTTACAATTTTTGATATCCATCttctgttcccctctctctccctctctctctcatacacacaaccagacacatAAAAGccatctatctttctctgcTCCTCCCTTTCAATTTGTCTtgttctatttctctctctccttcacactcatcacatcaacacacacacacacacacacagccttgagaTTGACTCTTAAGGTACACCAATACTGTGAACAGAGTGGTGTTGCCGTGGCAATGTCTTGCATTGCAGGAGTGTGTCACGTGCAGCTGGACTCATTGGTATTCAATAACCGTAGCGTCACTCTTgcgcttgtgcacacacacacacacacacacacacacacacacacacatacacacacacacacacacacacacacacacacacacacacacatacacacacacacaaacagactcactcgctctaacccacacacacacacacacacaggctcactcgctctccctccctgcacacacacacacaccactattcCACTGACACAGATTCCAAAtgaaagaggcagaggaggcGAGGCAAAAGAgaggcgaaagagagagagagagggggagagagaggggaagacagagtagcagaggggaaagaggagacaaagatggaggaagggagggtgaaagagagggaaagagagagagagggaagcagaaAGCGGAGGAAGAGGCAAGAGAGCGTTTCCAAGAATAGCAGCATGTAACAGTATTAGACCTGTCTGCATTCAAACAGCTTTGAACCAACTGATTGAATCATCATGATATCAGatacagacaaacatgtaagagagagagtgagaggttgaagatgagaaggagagagagttaaggtgagaaatagcgtgtgtgcgtgtgagagaaaTATACTAAGACTCTGAGATAACTAACTAGTCCAGTGAGAGggagacaagagagacagaaagagaaagtgagagaggatgagaagaggacAAAAGGAAGTATAGAGTGATACAGACTGCCAGTGTGAGATGAGAGAAACACGAGGGTGAAAaggtgaaagagacagaagacCAGACAGACGGATAGACAGACGGATAGACAGATGGATACCCGTAagttcccgactattagccgcagctcatacattgattttgcaaattttcttttgctatgaggttaatacacaggggcagctaatatggtgttaataaggctttgtttcttttaacttgcataaaacactgtcctgcggcttatgggaaattactgtagatagacaattagatagatagatagatagatagataaatagatatacagatagatagatagatagatagatagatagatagatagaccatgggagaggggaagagagtgaaagagggacagtgagaaagaggaagggagtgagagctagagataaatagatagagagtatcgggagggagggagggggtgtgtgatCCTCGCTCCATCACTGGTTCTCTGATCAAAGGCCCAGagcacagagaagcagagaatACTCACCAGTCACAGCAGTGCAGAAAACAGCAGGAGTGGAGACTAATGACCAGCCCCACCactatgtctgtttgtgtgtgtgtgtgtgtgtgtgtgtgtgtgtgtgtgtgtgtgtatgtgtgcgagtgtatttatgtgtgcctgtttatgtgtgtgtctgcgtgtgtgcgagtgtatttatgtgtgcgtgctttatgtgtgtgtgtgtgtgtgtgtgtgtgtgtgtgtgtatgaacatactgtaaggttgtgtgtatactgtacaagtacagtgtgtgtgtgtgtgtgtgtgtgtgtgtgtgtgtgtgtgtgtgtgtgtgtgtgtgtgtgtgtgtgtgtgtgtctctcctgcACCCACTCGCACAAAGAGAAATCCCTGAAAGTCTGCCTCCTTCATCTGTGAcacgctaggctaggctaggccatACGTGGGTGTGTGATGTTATGAATAGCAACTCTCTGCGTACTGTTCCTTTTCTGGCCCCAGCATCTTCAGCATCGTTCCAAGTGAAaagtacacgcacacatcctTCCTTAAACTTCCAGTATCTATCAGCTAGACAGCTACACAGACAATGATCACTGATACACCACTGCTGTGACCATGGCAGACACAGTATTATTCGAAGCATTGTCAAAGGTACATCAGTAACACCAGACATAAATTGTGCCGCTGAATTGATACCCAAGGGGATTCAGCAGTTTTGAGCAATCATaccaatagtaatagtaatatagTAATGATGTACAGAATCTCTTCTTGTACCCACATCATTTTCATACAAGGTGGTATAAAGGACAAGAGGCAAGAAGGATGTAAGATGCTAGTAAGGAATAAAAACATGTTCTCGTGTTCTGTTCTCATTTTACAACTGCATCTCATTTGCTAGTAGCCTGGCTTTCACCACACCAAGCTCAATcgtttgagattgaacattagtctggggagtctgcgctctacagtatttctactgcacaagaggcgtgatcaatgggcataggtcaaatgactctgtgcgcttggatagtccttcaaccaatcagaccaatgatccaggtGCACAaagtggataagctagtttgtgatcgGTCCCCGCAAATTAGTAACAgaggcaggagagataaatgtgcaggtttccacaGCCTGAGGTGGAGGGTGAAATCCATTCATTCACTATTCCGGGTCGGTTTGCGACGGCGTCCCCCTGGCTGTTTCCTCTGTGCGCCACCAGGCCTCCTCCAGGTTAAATCGACGCTGACTGAAaccccaacactctctctcccagtggcTGGTGAGCAGATGCCATTTGAGAGAAGTACTCTCTTAATTATGGGCTATGGCTGTGAGCGGCATGTACTTCATTACAGGAGTGAGGACTCTGATCTCATCAATCAGTCACTACAGGAGCTGAGCACCGGGTCCTGGCCAACAGCAGTCGGAGTGGTCTCGCTCGAAACATTACGGGCTTTTCTAGAACCTTGCTCCCACTGAATTCTTCAAACCTTCCATATAGGAATGTATGACACATTTGCTTTTAGCTATTAGtcaaattggtgtgtgtgtgtgtgtgtgtgtgtgtgtgtgtgtgtgtgtgtgtgtgtgtgtgtgtgtgtgtgtgtgtgtgtgtgtgtgtgtgtgtgtgcatgcagggaGGCAGGCATATGTGTCATTCTTTCAGAGGATCCATCATTTTCAACAAAGCTCCTACCCCTGACACAGTTGCAAGTCACCAATCCAGTGAGCATGTTACAACTTCTACACATCCAACTCACACCTCCACTGTAAcctggagatgtgtgtgatgATAACTCACTATCCTCCTGTCTAGTAACAGCTCATATCAGTTTACTCACATGCCTTATACTGCTAAATCTTTGTGACTgacaacccctcacacacacacacacacacacacacacacacacacacacacacacacacacacacactacaacacacctGTCCTCCTGCTTATTATGTCTACAGAACAGTAAATTACAGTAAATGTAATTCCATTTAAAAATGTGGATTAACAATCAGGATACCGGATACAAGACTAAGCTACTGTAGGCCACTGCACTGGGGGGAAAacccaaaaacaaaataataatcagCTCTACACGGATGCCAATGTATAGGATATTCAAATGACagatgtagaacacacacacacacacacacacgcacacgcacacgcacacgcacacgcacacgcacacgcacacacatataacacacgcTTAAGGGATTAATATAGGCTTTTACCTGCTACAGGTGTGCTCCATGTCGCCATGGTGACCAGCATCCCAGCGGCCAGCAGCAGCGCACACCAGCCCTGCATGCGTCGCCCGAGCGTGGGGTTGGAGCTCGGACCCGAACTCGCGCTGCTTTCGCTCTCCATCATGCGCACGTCAGGACATGTCAAACACCCCGAGGCGAGACGGTTCCTCCCTACCAATCACGGGAATTCCCGCGCTCGGCGCCTGCCCGCCGATCCTTCTACGGACGACAAGGagaaggacggagagagagacgttgACCCACATTAGTGAAATTGTCTGTAAATAAAGGAACGAGGTCCCAGCGCCGGCACTCGAGGCTGCATGGCACCACAGCTGAGAGGAGACGCCGCAGCCGGTTACTACGGCACGCGTAGCGCCTCCCAGAGCTCCACCGATGATGGATCACCATCAGATCACGAGCAGATCTCGAGCCACGGGCGTATTCTACAGCAGTGCTCCGCTTCACAAAAAAATGATAATTCACTATGCGGATACCCCCGCCCTCTCCCCCTACACGTTGCTATTCATTCAGCCGCCCATTAGCTATAATATCAGGGACTAAAATCATAGCAATAGCCTTATCAGTCACCATAAAATCTACAGGTCATTCTCACGTAAAATATGGGCGGGGAGAGCCGATGACTAAACCTAACAGGCTTCAGAAAAGAACGGGTTAAAATCGTACAAAATGCTCCCAAGCACAATGATGGGATTCCAGGATCACACTATCTCACATAGCACAGCACTGACGCTTTCGTTGAAAATATATAAGTGGGCCAAACGAGAGCAAATCCGCTGCCTCCGGTTACCTGTCATTTTTTAGATGCAGCAGTGACCACAGCGCGTCACACCTCTCCCGGTCCCCTTCGACCACTAACCCCGTTCCGCAAATCTAACGGGAAAAATCAAAGCCTCCGTAGGATGATGCTCGTTGGAGGCGTCTCCCACCTGCTCTAGAATTACAACACGCGCAGTGCGTTGAACGTTGCCTGCTCTGGACACATGCGTGCTTTAAAAGCCGTTACCGTGGAATTCTTACTATAGTCTTTGCTATACCTCGATTCGCTGGAGAATAGCGTAGGCAGAGCGAAATCACTCATGTCCCGTTCATTAACTGAAAAACGACTAGCGATTCACAGCACGTCCCTGGTACTCTATCTGATGCTGGCGCATGGATGTCCAGCTGTATCCCCGCGTAAGGGGggacaaaaaaatacaatttcgATGTAGAATGTACAAACGCATATTTACACACAAAATTGATTCccactgtacattttacaaGCTTTCACAGAGAAATGAACACCCGGTGAACATTTAGCTTACCGTTTTCCCCCTTTGCAGCCTTGAGGCCGCTTCATAGCCCCGCCCGCCACAGCATTTCATTGGGGATGTATGGAATAAAAAAATACTGTCATTGGCTGAACACACAGTCAGTTAAAAAAAGGGGGTTAGATTGTCTTCCGTTATTTCTTCCACGGGCGTCTGTAGTTACGTGGATGCAGTGTGTCAGGCTGACTGCTTCCCACAAGACAGTGGCCCTGCGGGTGCATCATCTTAACGCAGGATGAGGATACTAGTCTAGTCTGTGAAACCGATACGAGCGGATTAGTGCTCTTTCATGCGTATATTATGGCGGGACGAGCCACAGGTGCGTGCATGCCCGAGCTGACGCGTGCTGAGCCACCTCTCCAAAAAAAGGGACCTCCAAGAAGACTCCCTATCCTCGTCTCCATTGCAACTCGCAGTCAGTCACCTTCCATAACGTTTTCACCGACATTTAAAAACCCTGTGGCAACAGCTATCGATATAGCATACATGGAAAAATACATTCTCATAATGAGCTCAAAATAATTCATGATCGGAAAGTAAAAAGCAGGATACTCATCACACTATTGAGAAGACAGCACTATCTTTAGCATCGGAATAAATTGGAAATATATAACTGACAGCTTCCCATGGCAGACAGGACAGCTGATATACTGTAATGTGTGATGCAGGATATGTGAGATTGCGAGTAAATTTCAGAGCTTAGTTATATAAATCAATCagataatatatacagtatgggcCTCATGTCCAGTACTCTGTGCATAGACAAGTGAGgtgagacagaaaaagacaacCACTGGAGAACATATAAATTACTTTTAATAAAAACAAGTTCATATtttacataaatatacacaacATATGTTTGCTATCTGTAATGCAAAACATTcctttgcatgtttgtttgagaCAAAAAGAGTAGGCATGACCTATTGATTGTTGACCTATTGAAGACTAAAGGTAGATCAGTAATCTCTGAGATTCTAACCAGTCATATCAGTAACACAATCACTACTGGTATTATTGTATACAGACAGGTAAACAGCTTTGACTTTCAGTGTCCTTACACATGGCCAATACACACTGTACAAAACTGTGcctacacacactgtacaaaacTGACCATTCATTCTTTAGCGGTCTCTCTGGCACaggatgaggaggtgtgtgtgtgtgtgtgtgtgtgtatgcgtatgcgtgtgacgtgtgtgtgtgcgtgtgtgtttcaccgGACCGTTTGCTCCTCCACCtcagagatggagacaaattgcgGCCGGCGGCGGATTCTCCTcttggtgttgtgtttggtgttCCGCTGGTACATGTCTgcgacacagacagacagacacacacacacacacacacacacacacacacacacacacacacacacacacacacacacacacacacaaaaccagaattatacacaaacatacagaagcaagtccatacacacacacacacacacacacacacacacacacacacacacacacacacacacaccattgaacAGCCATAGACAAAGATAAACTTCTGTTATTGATGATGCCACTATGATGTCAATGTCCATCTGGTCAGTAGGCCTAGTCACTATGACActcatgaacatactgtactttcTGAACAactgacattttcatttcaaatggcTGCCATCTCCACAGCTGACTCACTATAGTCACAGCGAGAGTGGGATACATATGTGATGGAAAGGGTTACCTTAGAGCCAGTTGCCATTCATGAATAGCTACAgtatgcctgagtgtgtgtgtgtgtgtgtatgtgtgtgtgtgtgtgtgtgagaaagagagttacCATGGAAACTGATATAGTAAACCCGGTGTCCCTTTGTCACTGTGATCTCGGCGTTGTCGTCACGCAGATATGCCTCCTCCAGTTCCCGTGACGACAGAGACGTTACCCGTCCTTTATCGtcctacaagcacacacagacgccgTAAACGACTCGCCCACCTACGTGCTGGAAGACGACTCAGAGTTTTCATTCAGCCtactacagtacacatgcacgcTGCTGCTGCGCATCATTTGCCTTCTGTCAAGAGATATTGGAGCTTTCCAGCTTCTTATccccaacatactgtatactgtacatgaatgtgACAGGCGCATGTGCAAGagtaaataaatatacatacaaacaaacaaactaccaTTTCAAAAgtccacaaaaacaaaacacatacacacacagaacctcattggcccaatcccaaagtgagccctgaggactaaggactaaagactcacagacttaattgatctcaggtgctaagtgagtgagtgtgcgaggccacatgggctcagataggtataaaTGGGATTGGGACAGTACTACATGAGATCACATGTTACCTTGGCGACTTGTTCCAGACACTTGCACCATGCTGTTGTTCACCTAATTTCCAGATTTCTCTATGGTCGCcgtggtaaacgtcacaacgtTTTGACCAGTGAGtaattcccttcagtgaagTCTGCCCTggtgcagactcacggaaagggctcggtaagtatGTACTCAAACCTTCACGGTCTTTGAAATgagacattgggacagcccttaCAAATTTCATGAGAACGCACAGCAAAGTCTGTGAGTTCAGACACTGGGATTGGGCCATTCATGAATATGCCAGGTGTGCATTACTGTAGGAATAAATCTCCACCATCACAACCACtatcaccatacacacacacacacacacgcacacacacacacacacacacacactgcactgaccGGCTGCCCGTACTCAATCCAGTTGCCGTGGTCCCCTTTGTAGTACCAGAGCCAGTGTGTGGTGAGGATGTAGTGAGCCGGTTTGGTTACCGCGGAAATGGTGGAGAGACGTCGCACGGGGTCATAGCCGCGCTTCATGGACTGGAAGTCTACTGGACTTGGGCCCGGACtgagaaggagggatgagggaAAGAGGACAACATTTGACAGGGGATAGAGATGAAAAGAAAGGCACTGTAGATTTGGCTTTatactgtctgtgtgcatacatgtatggATTCACATGTTGACGATTGCACAGAGgggacaaagtgtgtgtgtgtgtgtgtgtgtgtgtgtgtgtgtgtgtgtgtgtgtgtgtgtgtgtgtgcagacctgtgtgtgttatgggggtTACAGAAGGCTCGCTCGATTTGCTCCATCTGCCGTAGATCCCTCCACGTGCCTGactcacacacctcccactTATAAGGCAGGTTAaagtgtacacgcacacactgctctgcagggagaacacacacacacacacacacacacacacacacacacacacacacacaggtacataaaccaacacatacacacatacaagggCGTGcaccacaataacacacaaacacacagacatgcacacaaaaataaGAAGTGAAAACAGGAGAGCAATAAATAGCAGTAAAAATGTATTAATTACATTTAGTAGTAATTCCTAGGCGAGGCCTCCTCTGCACTGTACTAAAAATGATTTATCTTGCTGTAAGTCACTTGGGATAAAAGcgacttaagcctaccttacactgacaagatttgggaaagagtattgaaagattgtagtcttttaagtaatgcccctcattcaagctttactcaaaagactacaatctttcaataatctttcccaaatcttgtcagtgtaaggtgggCTTTACATAAAGccatacatgtaaatgtaaatgtaaaatgagAAGGGTAAGGGGAGAGCCAGCGTAATCACACCGTAGTAAAGGCCTACCCTGAAATCTGCAGTTCCTTCGGAGGAAGTGGAGACAAatctcactcttctcctccacctgggGACCCGATCGCATCAGCTCATCAGAGACTCCATCTGCCAagcgtacgcacgcacacacacacacacacgcacacgcacacgtacgcacgcacagacgcacgcacgcacacacgcacgcacgcacacacaaaaatacacgcaaatacacacacatcaaaattaGTTAGTAgccatgacagagagagagggaggggaaagaatCAGAGTAAAAATTGGGaacgcccacacacatgcacacacacacacacacacacactacctgtcTGCGTAGTTAGTCTGTATACATTCTGGTAGATGATAGGCAGATCCTGGATGATGTCATCACCCAGGCCTCGCTCCTGCAGCATCCTGTGTCCTGATTGGTCGACGGCGTGCAGGCGCTTGCAACGCGAGCCAAACATGCAGTCGCCCTGCAGCAGGTGCATGCACAGGTGCAGCTTGGTGCAACCATCCCGAAATGTGCAAGAACCATAAGGCCCCGAGCCTTTGTTGTAGTGAGAGCACACCTatacgtgtgtacacacacacacacacacacacacacacacacacacacagacatagaaacacacacacacagaggaaaggtGATATTAGTTATTTGGCACTGTACTTAAAGACACAAATCATACTACTAATAGTAAAATAAGGTTTGACTTTTGACTTTGTGATCCATGCAAggttcatacacacatacagtggggcTGAAAAATATGGCCAAATTTATGTCTGATCATTTACACATCTGGTAATCTGTAAGATACCAGAAAACCCGGTTCAAAGTGTAT
Encoded proteins:
- the parp12b gene encoding protein mono-ADP-ribosyltransferase PARP12b isoform X1 gives rise to the protein MKHIAFTQGMDAGEHLLLGGESALRKPTHQNASFRFRQLESQHGTEFRSRCRRNSNKMSNYARVIHHATSILCSNKGSMDLLQLYRKVYQRFGTEEDDFWYIVKKCPRFAIVKTRERTTGGEWGSDCIIVAKTSLRLCKNYSKQECADCQELHLCKYFVYGNCRYGKGRKPCKYSHDVQSEHNYRLLRECTLHELHEDELFLLLLQNDPSLLPEVCSHYNKGSGPYGSCTFRDGCTKLHLCMHLLQGDCMFGSRCKRLHAVDQSGHRMLQERGLGDDIIQDLPIIYQNVYRLTTQTDGVSDELMRSGPQVEEKSEICLHFLRRNCRFQEQCVRVHFNLPYKWEVCESGTWRDLRQMEQIERAFCNPHNTHSPGPSPVDFQSMKRGYDPVRRLSTISAVTKPAHYILTTHWLWYYKGDHGNWIEYGQPDDKGRVTSLSSRELEEAYLRDDNAEITVTKGHRVYYISFHDMYQRNTKHNTKRRIRRRPQFVSISEVEEQTVR
- the parp12b gene encoding protein mono-ADP-ribosyltransferase PARP12b isoform X2 produces the protein MKHIAFTQGMDAGEHLLLGGESALRKPTHQNASFRFRQLESQHGTEFRSRCRRNSNKMSNYARVIHHATSILCSNKGSMDLLQLYRKVYQRFGTEEDDFWYIVKKCPRFAIVKTRERTTGGEWGSDCIIVAKTSLRLCKNYSKQECADCQELHLCKYFVYGNCRYGKGRKPCKYSHDVQSEHNYRLLRECTLHELHEDELFLLLLQNDPSLLPEVCSHYNKGSGPYGSCTFRDGCTKLHLCMHLLQGDCMFGSRCKRLHAVDQSGHRMLQERGLGDDIIQDLPIIYQNVYRLTTQTDGVSDELMRSGPQVEEKSEICLHFLRRNCRFQEQCVRVHFNLPYKWEVCESGTWRDLRQMEQIERAFCNPHNTHSPGPSPVDFQSMKRGYDPVRRLSTISAVTKPAHYILTTHWLWYYKGDHGNWIEYGQPHVGGRVVYGVCVCL